TGTAGCAGCTTAATAGCTGCTATTTTTTTCTGTAATGAAAGATATTGTACATTTAGAAGTAAAGTCTGTTAGTACTTGGAGTAAATAGACGATGATTTAGCATGAAGTAAATTTTGAGGAATTTGGGAAAGCTATTAATATAATAGAATGAATTAAGATTTAGGAGTGTTTGTATGGAAAATAGGATAATGAATTCATATATATATTCTTTTGATAATAAGAAAAATTATTTAAATGATCTAATTAAAATGATTACCAAATCTTTGATAGATGATAAATCTACAAAAACTGTGAGTATGGACTATCAGAGGTTTAGAGAAGAACTTGTATTTTATAAGTACTATGGGGCCAAAAATGACGACTATCTATATGATATAACTTATGTACTTCCTATAATACTTTCAAATATAAATTTAGAAAGATCACAATCTGAGGTATTAAAGAGTGTATCGTATTACTGTAAATTACATAAAGAAAATGTGAAAGATTATGATTATATGATTATAGGTATATCTTATAATTTTTTAATCCATGCTCTTATATCGGATAAAAATATTGATTTTAATGAATTACTTCAAAGTATGAAAGAACATATAATCGGATTTACATTTGATGAAGGTATAGATAAAAAAGATGTTATAAGATTTGAAAGAAGCAGGATAAAATTTATTCAGAAGATAGATAAATGTATGGATAAAAAAATAGAAGAATTAAAAGAAGAAAGTATATTAGATGGTTTTTTTAAAGTTATTTATCAAGTATATATAAAAGATTTAGATGAAAATAATCAAAGTCTTTTAAGTCTTAAAAATTCTATACTCGGTATTTTAGGATTTGAATTTGATAATTTAAATATATCTGATTTGAATTTTATTAAATCTCTTGGGGCTTATATTATAAAACTTAGAAAATATGAGATAAATAAAAAAAAGTATACTCAAAGTACACATCCGAGAGAATTTATAAATTTAAATGTAGGAGACTCTATATACAACCCTATATTAAACAATATAACCGTTATAGATAAAAAGATTAAAGAAGATATGCTTTATATAAATGTAAGATCAAAATCGGGTGAATATGAGTTTAAGTTTAAGAAGACTAATTAATTTGAACTTCTAGTATATTTAAGCGAAAACTGTAGTTCATTGAAATAACTCTATTTAGTCAATGTTTTAATAAAACTAAAGATATGTCTATGAAAATATTTAATGCAAGAGAGGTATTTTCATAGACATATTTTGATAACCCACATACCGAATTATGTAAGCATGAAGCGAATTTTATTTTTCTAAAAACTTCAAAAAGTCATCTTCACTTGTCTCTGCTAAAAAGCAAAGTTCTTTAACCATGCTGTTTCTTAAATTAATAAAATCATCTATTTTAGTATTTTCGTATGTATATTCTAAAGACTTAACTATTAAAAGTAAATCTCTCTTTGAAATTTGATCTATAGATATTTTATCGAATGATTCCATAATAATGAGCTCCTTTCACAACTAAAAGTAATATTATTACTTAATTTTCTATAAAATAGTTTAAAAACCTTCAAAAAATGTAAAAATAATGATGAATAGTAATATTTAAGATAAAAAAATATAGAATTATATAAAGCCCTATATTATTATACATAAGGTGAAAGTACAATAAAATAGGACTTATTGATTTAAACTGTAACTTTATTGAATGATTCTATTAATGAGTTTTCAACTATTATTATACCAACTGCACTTGATATATTTACAGAGCTTATAACGTCGTTTTCAAAACCCATTGTGTTTTGAGTGTAGTTATAGTGAAGTTCTTCTATAAGATTTTTTATATTCTCCTTATCTATTTTTTCTATATATGGAGATTTAACTTTGCTAAGACCTTCAAAATTTACAAAATACTTATGTAGGTCTTTTTCGTATTTTAAGTGTTCAAATAGCTTGTCATGATAATATTCTCTATTGTGATGTGGAAGGCAGAAAAAGTCAGATAAAAAATGGCTTATAACTCCTAGTTTTGTAGAAAATCTATTTATAGATATAGGGTTTTCTTTAAGCCCGTTATCTATTAAATTTAATATTTCATTTAAAACAAAATCAAAACTTTGATCTTTATAGTGTTTTTTCACAGCAAGTCTAGGGGCTATGTCTGGTTTCATAGCTCCGTATGATAGTAGTTTGAGATTCAAATCTATATTTAAGTTGTTTTTTATATTGTAATGTATATGGTTTGCTATAACATTGTGACTTTGAACTAACAAAAGCAGCACCTTCTTTCAAATGTGTCTTAATTCTATTTTAAACTAGGTGATAATAAATTTCAAATGTAAATGATGCATTTACTTTATTTAACAAATAGAATTTTTTTTTTATTTGTGATAATATATAATGATGCATCATTAGGAAAGGGCTGATTATATTGAAAATACTTTTAACTACTCTCAATTCAAAATTTATTCATACTAATTTAGCTATTAGATATTTAAATAGTTTTTGTAAAGATTTAGCTGATATTACTGTTGCTGAGTATACTATAAACAATAGTGTAGATTATATATTAAAAGAAATTTATAAGCAAAAGTCTGATATAGTGGTATTTTCTACATATATATGGAATGTAGATGATACTATAAAAATCTGTAAGAACCTAAAAAAAGTGAGCCCTCATATTAAGATATTACTTGGGGGACCAGAAGTTTCTTATGATTTTGAAGAATTTATGAAAAAATATGATTGCATAGATTATATAATATATGGAGAAGGGGAGTTGACTTTTAGAGAATTTATAGAGTATTCCCTGGGAAAAAAAGATATTGATAATATAGATGGTCTTGTTTATAGAAAAAAAGATTCAATAATTGTTAATGAACCAAGACAGTTAATACATGATCTTAACATAATACCTAGCCCTTATGAAAACATAGATAAAAAGGAATATGAAAATAGGATTGTATATTACGAAACATCAAGAGGATGCCCTTTTAACTGCCAATATTGCTTATCATCTACTATAAAGGGACTTAGATTCTTTGATATAGATAGAGTCAAAATGGAACTTAAAAACTTGATAAATGCGAATGTTAAGCAAGTTAAATTTGTTGATAGAACATTCAATGCAAAAAAAGAATATGCACTTGATATAATGAAATTTATTATGGAAAATGATAATGGATTTACAAACTTTCATTTTGAAGTAACTGCTCACTTAATAGACGATGATATGTTGGAGTTTTTATCAAAGTGCAGTCCTGGACTTTTTCAATTTGAAATAGGAGTTCAATCTACAAATAAAAAGACTTTAGAAGAAGTAGGAAGAACTCAAAATTTCGAGAGTCTATCTTATGTTGTAAATAAGATTTCAAGCTTTAAAAATATTCATCAGCATTTAGATTTAATAGCAGGTCTTCCGTATGAGAATTATGAAAGTTTTAGAAATTCATTTAATACAGTATTTAACCTAGATATAGAACAATTACAGCTTGGTTTTTTAAAGATGTTAAAGGGATCTGGTATTAGAAAAAATTCTGAAAAGCATGATTATATATTTAAAGACTATACTCCGTACGAGGTTTTAGGAAACAAGTATATGAGCTATGATGAAATGTTAAAGATAAAGGATATAGAAGAGGTTCTTGAGATTTATTATAATTCAAATAATTTCAAGCTTTCTATGAACTATATAATAAAGAAGTATTACAGTGAAGATGCATTTAAATTATTTGAAGATTTATCTTCTTATTGGGAAGACAATGGTTACTTTAAAATATCACAAGGAAAGAATCAGTTATATAAGATATTGATTGATTTTTACACTGATGTGATAAAAGTAGATGTTGATATATTTAAAGATGTACTTAAATACGATTATATTTCTCTTGGGAAGGTGTCGTCTTTACCTAGTATGTTTGATAAAATGGAAGTAGATGATTTTAAAAATAGATGTCATATATTCTTAAAGAGTGAGGAAAATGTTAGAAAGTATACTCCAAAGTTTGAAAATACTCCAGCTAAGAATATAATTAAATATGTTCGATTTGAACCATTTAATTACGATGTATCAAAGCTTAAAGAGAATATACATGAGAAGCTTGATAAAGACTTGAATACTATATTATTCGTTTATGACTTAGATAAAAAAGTGTTTGAGAAAAGCAATTCATATAAGGTTGTTATTTAGGAGGTATATATATGAAGTTTAATATAGAAAAACATTTATTAGTTAAGACTGAAAATTTAGCTTTTTTAAGTATAAAAGAGGATGCTAAGCTTCCTCTTAAGGGATATACTATTCCAACGGGAGGAATAGATGTTCCTATACTTAATGAAGAATTAGTTAAAGGAATAAAGGATAGAAGTGCAGAGGAATCACTAACTTTATCGTCTTTATCAAATGGAATGATATACATAATAGGTATTGATTCAAACTTTAGATATAATGGAGAGTACAAGAAATTTTTATATGCATTTGATGAAAGAATAGAAGAATATATAGGTTATATGGGTGTTAAAAAGGCTAATGAAAAAGAGCTTACAGACGCATTGATTTACTTTAAGGCGCTTATAACTTTGAATAAGGATAATATAGATGGTATTTATAATTACGCTTTAGTTTGTCAAGATATAGCTAAGATTCATGAAAAGAATAAGGAAGAAGAATTGATGAATGACTTCCTTCTTGAAGCTTTAGATAAATTAGAAACTATAGTTGAGATAGATCCTAATTTTGGTATTGCTTATTATCAACTTGGATATCATTACTATAATCAAAAACAATATATAAAAACAAGAATTACTTGGGAGCAAGCTTTAAAATGTGAATTAGATGAAAATATAGTAATGGAAATAAAAAATGAATTAAAAAAAATTGAGGATAAAGTAGATTATGAAGAAGGATATAATCTAGTATTACAAGGAAATGCGCAGGAAGGTCTTGAAAAATTACTTCCATTAAAGGAAGAATATCCTGATTGGTGGAATTTATTGTTCTTTATAGGTCTTGCTTATAGACAACTAGGAGATATAAATGAATCTATAAAATACTTTGAAAAGATATTAATTCTTAATCCTACACAAGTAGATACTATAGTGGAAATTGGACTTTGTTATGCCATGACTGGAAACTTAGAAAAATCAATAGAAGAGTTTAAAAAAGCATTAGATATAAAAGAAGATCCTGAGGTTATGTGCAACTTGGGAATGGCATATCTTGAAACTGGGAATTTAGATGAAGCTAGATTTTATATAGAAAAGGCATTTACTTTAAATCCTGATGATGAAGTCACAGTAGCTTGCCTTAATGAGTTAAAAAAATACGAGAAGTAATTACTTCTCGTATTTTTTTATTATATATTCATCTATAGCCATAGCAACCTTCTTTGATACATTAACAGCTTCAACAACAGTCTTAGCTCCTGTAACAACGTCACCTGATGCAAACACACCTTCTCTAGTAGTTCTCCCTAAAGAATCAGTAATTACAAGTCCATATTTATTAAGATTTATACCTTTTGAAGTAGAAACTATATTAAACTTCGGACCTTGACTTACAGCAACTATAATAGAATTTGCTTTGAATATATCCTCAGACCCTTTAATTGGAGTGACGCTTACTCTGCCTGACTCATCTTTTACTTTTTCAGTTCTCACATATTTAACACCTTCATCCACAAACTCAATAGGTGTTTTGAAAGTTTCAAACTTGACACCGTCTATTTTAGCATACTCTATTTCGTAATTAGTAGCAGACATATCACATACATCTTTTCTATACATTACGTACACATCTTTACAACCACGTCTAATAGCAGTTCTTGCAACATCCATAGCTACATTACCAGCTCCTATTACACATACCTTTTCGCCTAGATCATAAACACTTGGATTCTTTAAGTAATCAATAGCATAATGCACATGTCCAAGACTTTCCCCTTTTATATTTAAAGTATTTGGATTCCATACACCTGTACCTATAAATATAGCTTCGTATCCATCTCTTTCAAGGGTATCTAGGTTTATAACAGGACCTATTAATGTGTTTGGACGTATTTTAACACCGAGTTCAACCAGTTTATCTTTAAGTTTGTCCAGAACTATTTTAGGAAGTCTAAACTCTGGAATACCATATCTTAAAACTCCTCCGATTTTATCATGAGCTTCAAATATAGTAACATCATAGCCTTTTAAAGACAACATAAAAGCTATAGTAATACCAGCAGGTCCAGAACCGATTATAGCTACTTTCTTATTCAATCTTTCGCTTTTTTCGATAGAAGAACTGTTTAAATAGTAATTAGAAACATAATGTTCTATAGAACTTATTTGAACAGGACTTCCTTTAATGCCAAGAATACAATTACCTTCACATTGATTTTCATGCGGACATACTAGAGAACAAATAACAGAAAGGGGATTGTTGCTAAACAATATTTCTCCGGCCTTTTTTATATCGCTATTTAGAAGTAATTGTATAACTTCTGGAATAGACGTATTTACAGGACAACCTTGCTTACATTTTGGATTTTTGCACTGCATACATCTTTTGGCTTCTTCTACAATATGATTTCCCATAAATATCAACTCCTATTAAAATGATTAAAAAATTCACTTCATGCTAACGCATAGCTCACATTGTCGACGAATCCTGACAGGTTTCGTTCTCAAAAATATATTATATCATATAGGAAGATTAAGTTAAATTCAATCTTTGGTGTATATCTTTATTGAGAATATTATGAATAAAAAAACGTTTTCCTTACAGATAAAAAAGGGAAAACGATTGAAATATAGAAATATAATATATAGAAAAAAAGACATTATAGGGAGGAATTAAAGTATAATGATAAAAAAATTAAATGAAGTAATAAGTAAGGTTAAAAGTATACAAACTATGAAATTAGCAGTTGCAGCTGCTCAAGACGAAGAGGTTTTAAAAGCTATATTTGATGCTAGAAAAGAAGGAATTATAGAACCTATATTAGTTGGCGATACTGAAAAAATAAAAAAAATAGCTAAACAATTAAATGAAGATATAGAAGGAATAGAATTAATAGAAGCTGAAGGTTTAAAGGAAAGTGCTGAAATAGCAGTAAAACTTGTATCTAGTGAAAAAGCAGATTTTGTTATGAAGGGTCTAATAGATACATCTATACTTTTAAAAGAAGTTTTAAATAAAGAGTATGGACTTAGAACAGAAAGTCTTTTAAGTCATGTAATGGTATATGAACTTCCTAGTTATCATAAGTTATTAATTCTTACTGATGGAGGAATGAACATCAGTCCGAATGCAGAGCAAAAATATAAGATAATGAAGAATGCTATAGAAGTTGGAAAATCATTAGAACTCGAAACGGTAAAAGGAGCTTGTATTGCTGCAAAAGAAAAAGTAAGTGATAAAATGATAGCAACAGTTGATGCTGACGAGCTTTCAAAGATGGAGTATGGAGAAGGTGTTATAGTTGAGGGACCTCTTGCGTTTGATTTAGCTATATCAAAAGAAGCTGCTAGAATAAAGAACTTCAAAAGTGAAGTAGCTGGAGATGCAGATATAATGCTGGTTCCTACAATAGAAGTTGGAAACGGAATAGGTAAATCTCTCACTTATATGGCTGGTGGAAAATCTGCAGGGATAATAATGGGAGCTAAAGCCCCTGTTGTATTAGTATCAAGAGCTGATACTCATGAATCAAAATTATATTCAATAGCAATAGGTGCATTAATTGCAAACAATAAATAGGTATGGGGAATAAATAATATACATACTATACATTAATCTTGCATAGACATGATTTGTAGTGAAAATTATGTCTGTGTAAGATTTATAATAAAAAATATAGTTTCTTGATAAACATAAAAAAGAATTTTTTGAAAATTGAATAAACTATGACAAAAGATAAACGATATTTAAATGATTCGACAAAAAAATAACATATCACGTAATGTTTAAATTAACTGAAATATTAAAATTATAAATAAAAATATACATTCAAGATATGAATAATGTCATAGATTTATAATTATAAAAAATATACAAGAAATATGCAAAAATATACAACATATATCCCAAAATATGTTATAATTAAACCAAGGAATAGAAAAAAATGGAATATACAAATATATTTTTTAAATATTATCGTTTTTAAATTAACAAACTTAAAGGGGCTTGTTAATTTAAATGAAAAATAGTTATTTAGCTTTTAGACATAACATTTCAAGGCTCATGAAATTTGAATAATAGTACACAATTATCTGAAGATAACCAAAAAAAGTCATGAAGACTCTTTTTGTTGTTATATAAATTTGAAATTTCAAGAGGTTACCATTAAAAGGGGGAAGAAATATGGATGAAAAGTTATTGTCAATTGACAATGCCACTAATGAGCTAATAAAAAAAGCTCAGACAGATGGGGTAGAGACTATTTGGGATAGAAAAGAAAATATGAAGCCATGTCCTATGGGAGAAAAGGGAATATGTTGTAGAATTTGTGCAATGGGACCTTGTAGAATAACTCCAAAAACACCTAGAGGTCTTTGTGGAGCAAGTCCAGATGTTATTGTATCTAGAAACTTTGCAAGAATGGTAGCAGCAGGGGCAGCAGCACACTCAGATCATGGTAGAGATATAGCTCATGTTCTTCATATGTCAAGCAAAGATGGTAATTATAAGGTTAGAGATGAGGCTAAATTAATAAACTTAGCTAAAAGATGGGAAATAGAAACAGATGAAAGAGATATATACGATATAGCTCATGAAGTTGCAGGCGTTGCACTTAATGAATTTGGAAAGCCTTTTGGAAATTTAACATTACCGCCATCATTACCAGAACAAAGAAGAAAAGTTTGGGAGGATCTAAATATAGTTCCAAGAGCAATAGATAGAGAAGTTGTAACTGTTATGCACTCAACTCATGTGGGTTGTACTGCTGATGCAGATAGTATGCTAAATATTTCAATGAGAACATCTCTTGCTGATGGATGGGGCGGTTCTTATATGGCAACAGAACTTAGTGATATATTATTTGGAACTCCAATACCAAGAGAGACAGAAGCAAATCTTGGTGTTTTAGAAGAAAATTATGTAAATATAGTACTTCATGGACATGAGCCTTCATTATCAGAAATGATAGTGCTTGCAGCAGAGGATCCAGAGCTTGTAGCTTTAGCTAAAGAAGTTGGAGCTGAAGGAATAAATCTTGCTGGTATGTGCTGTACAGCAAATGAAGTTACAATGAGACATGGAGTTAAAATAGCTGGAAACTTTGCTCAACAAGAGCTTGCAGTATTAACTGGAGCAGTAGAAGCAGTAATAGTTGATGTTCAGTGTATATTCCCAGCTTTAGCATCTCTTACAGATTGTTATCATACAAAATTCATAACGACATCTCCAAAAGCTAGAATCACCGGAGCAACTCATCTAGAATTTGACGAAGAAAAAGCATTCGAGTCAGCAAAATCAATAGTCAAAGAAGCTATACTAAATTTCTCAAACAGAGACAATAAGAAGGTATTCATACCTAAGAGTAAAAGTCATGCAATAGTAGGATATAGTGTTGAAGCTATAATTAATCAATTAGATAAGGTTGTAAACTCTCATATAGATCCAGCTGGAACTGTCAAGCCTCTTGCTGATTGTATAACATCAGGAGTTATAAGAGGAGCTGCTGGAATAGTTGGATGTAATAACCCTAAGGTTAAGCATGACTATGGACACATTGAATTAATAAAAGAACTTATTAAGAATGATGTAATAGTTGTTGTAACAGGATGTGCAGCACAAGCGTGTGCGAAAGCGGGACTTTTAAGTAAGGATGCTAAAAGATTAGCTGGTCAAGGTCTTGCAACTGTATGTGAACTTGTAGATATACCTCCTGTACTTCATATGGGTTCTTGTGTTGATATAAGCCGTATATTACATCTTGTAGGAGAAGTTGCTAAGTTCTTAAATGTTGATATACCTCAATTACCAGTTGTTGGAGCAGCACCTGAGTGGATGTCAGAAAAGGCAGTAGCTATAGGAACATATGTTGTTTCATCAGGAATAGATACATGGCTTGGAGTGGCGCCGCCTGTAACAGGAGG
The window above is part of the Tepidibacter aestuarii genome. Proteins encoded here:
- a CDS encoding zinc dependent phospholipase C family protein translates to MLVQSHNVIANHIHYNIKNNLNIDLNLKLLSYGAMKPDIAPRLAVKKHYKDQSFDFVLNEILNLIDNGLKENPISINRFSTKLGVISHFLSDFFCLPHHNREYYHDKLFEHLKYEKDLHKYFVNFEGLSKVKSPYIEKIDKENIKNLIEELHYNYTQNTMGFENDVISSVNISSAVGIIIVENSLIESFNKVTV
- a CDS encoding B12-binding domain-containing radical SAM protein, whose product is MKILLTTLNSKFIHTNLAIRYLNSFCKDLADITVAEYTINNSVDYILKEIYKQKSDIVVFSTYIWNVDDTIKICKNLKKVSPHIKILLGGPEVSYDFEEFMKKYDCIDYIIYGEGELTFREFIEYSLGKKDIDNIDGLVYRKKDSIIVNEPRQLIHDLNIIPSPYENIDKKEYENRIVYYETSRGCPFNCQYCLSSTIKGLRFFDIDRVKMELKNLINANVKQVKFVDRTFNAKKEYALDIMKFIMENDNGFTNFHFEVTAHLIDDDMLEFLSKCSPGLFQFEIGVQSTNKKTLEEVGRTQNFESLSYVVNKISSFKNIHQHLDLIAGLPYENYESFRNSFNTVFNLDIEQLQLGFLKMLKGSGIRKNSEKHDYIFKDYTPYEVLGNKYMSYDEMLKIKDIEEVLEIYYNSNNFKLSMNYIIKKYYSEDAFKLFEDLSSYWEDNGYFKISQGKNQLYKILIDFYTDVIKVDVDIFKDVLKYDYISLGKVSSLPSMFDKMEVDDFKNRCHIFLKSEENVRKYTPKFENTPAKNIIKYVRFEPFNYDVSKLKENIHEKLDKDLNTILFVYDLDKKVFEKSNSYKVVI
- a CDS encoding tetratricopeptide repeat protein, with the protein product MKFNIEKHLLVKTENLAFLSIKEDAKLPLKGYTIPTGGIDVPILNEELVKGIKDRSAEESLTLSSLSNGMIYIIGIDSNFRYNGEYKKFLYAFDERIEEYIGYMGVKKANEKELTDALIYFKALITLNKDNIDGIYNYALVCQDIAKIHEKNKEEELMNDFLLEALDKLETIVEIDPNFGIAYYQLGYHYYNQKQYIKTRITWEQALKCELDENIVMEIKNELKKIEDKVDYEEGYNLVLQGNAQEGLEKLLPLKEEYPDWWNLLFFIGLAYRQLGDINESIKYFEKILILNPTQVDTIVEIGLCYAMTGNLEKSIEEFKKALDIKEDPEVMCNLGMAYLETGNLDEARFYIEKAFTLNPDDEVTVACLNELKKYEK
- a CDS encoding NAD(P)-dependent oxidoreductase, with translation MGNHIVEEAKRCMQCKNPKCKQGCPVNTSIPEVIQLLLNSDIKKAGEILFSNNPLSVICSLVCPHENQCEGNCILGIKGSPVQISSIEHYVSNYYLNSSSIEKSERLNKKVAIIGSGPAGITIAFMLSLKGYDVTIFEAHDKIGGVLRYGIPEFRLPKIVLDKLKDKLVELGVKIRPNTLIGPVINLDTLERDGYEAIFIGTGVWNPNTLNIKGESLGHVHYAIDYLKNPSVYDLGEKVCVIGAGNVAMDVARTAIRRGCKDVYVMYRKDVCDMSATNYEIEYAKIDGVKFETFKTPIEFVDEGVKYVRTEKVKDESGRVSVTPIKGSEDIFKANSIIVAVSQGPKFNIVSTSKGINLNKYGLVITDSLGRTTREGVFASGDVVTGAKTVVEAVNVSKKVAMAIDEYIIKKYEK
- a CDS encoding bifunctional enoyl-CoA hydratase/phosphate acetyltransferase, with amino-acid sequence MIKKLNEVISKVKSIQTMKLAVAAAQDEEVLKAIFDARKEGIIEPILVGDTEKIKKIAKQLNEDIEGIELIEAEGLKESAEIAVKLVSSEKADFVMKGLIDTSILLKEVLNKEYGLRTESLLSHVMVYELPSYHKLLILTDGGMNISPNAEQKYKIMKNAIEVGKSLELETVKGACIAAKEKVSDKMIATVDADELSKMEYGEGVIVEGPLAFDLAISKEAARIKNFKSEVAGDADIMLVPTIEVGNGIGKSLTYMAGGKSAGIIMGAKAPVVLVSRADTHESKLYSIAIGALIANNK
- the cooS gene encoding anaerobic carbon-monoxide dehydrogenase catalytic subunit, which codes for MDEKLLSIDNATNELIKKAQTDGVETIWDRKENMKPCPMGEKGICCRICAMGPCRITPKTPRGLCGASPDVIVSRNFARMVAAGAAAHSDHGRDIAHVLHMSSKDGNYKVRDEAKLINLAKRWEIETDERDIYDIAHEVAGVALNEFGKPFGNLTLPPSLPEQRRKVWEDLNIVPRAIDREVVTVMHSTHVGCTADADSMLNISMRTSLADGWGGSYMATELSDILFGTPIPRETEANLGVLEENYVNIVLHGHEPSLSEMIVLAAEDPELVALAKEVGAEGINLAGMCCTANEVTMRHGVKIAGNFAQQELAVLTGAVEAVIVDVQCIFPALASLTDCYHTKFITTSPKARITGATHLEFDEEKAFESAKSIVKEAILNFSNRDNKKVFIPKSKSHAIVGYSVEAIINQLDKVVNSHIDPAGTVKPLADCITSGVIRGAAGIVGCNNPKVKHDYGHIELIKELIKNDVIVVVTGCAAQACAKAGLLSKDAKRLAGQGLATVCELVDIPPVLHMGSCVDISRILHLVGEVAKFLNVDIPQLPVVGAAPEWMSEKAVAIGTYVVSSGIDTWLGVAPPVTGGPRVLEILTNELENIVGAKFFVEPDPVKAAGQIIERIEQKRKVLEEMFEKKEELAKA